CCTGCTGCACCGCGCGCCCGTTGGTCTGGCGCTGCCAGCCGACATAGGGGGCGCCGTCATACTCGATCAGAAGGCGATAGCGGGGCATCGGGGCCGGCGCTCAGAACGGCGTGCGCGAGCGGATGGCGGCGGCCAGGGTGCCGTCGTCGAGATAGTCGAGCTCGCCGCCGACGGGTACGCCGTGGGCGAGCCGGGTCACGGTGACGTCGAGGCCATGCAGCATGTCGGTGACGTAGTGCGCCGTGGTCTGGCCCTCGACGGTGGCGTTGACGGCGAGGATCACCTCCGTCACGGCCGGGTCCTTGGCGCGGGCGACGAGCTCGGCGATGTGCAGATCGTCAGGGCCGATGCCGTCGAGCGGCGACAGGGTGCCGCCGAGGACATGGTAGCGCCCGCGCGTCGCCTGGGCGCGCTCCAGCGCCCACAGGTCGCTCACATGCTCGACGACGCAGATGATCGCGGGATCGCGGCGCGGATCGGCGCAGATCGCGCACGGGTCGGCGGTGTCGACGTTGCCGCAGGTCGCGCACACGGTGATGCGCTCGGCGGCGGTGTGCAGCGCGTCGGCGAGCGGCACCAGAAGCTGCTCCCGCTTCTGGATCAGGTGCAGCACCGCGCGGCGCGCCGAGCGCGGGCCAAGGCCCGGCAGACGCGCGAGAAGCTGGATCAGACGGTCAAGCTCGGGACTGGTCGCGGAGGTGGTCATGCACGTTTTGTTCCGTTTCGCCGCACCCTATCCCGCCGCGCCGCCAACGTCCATTCGACCATGACCGCCGCTCAGACGCCGGCGACCATGTCGGCGACGACGCGCACCAGCAGCGCGATGTCCTGCTCGCGCGACAGACGGTGGTCGCCGTCGTGGACGACGGTCAGCGTGACGTCGTCATGAGCGAGCCGCGACACCAGCTCCAGCGACAGGCCGAGCGGCACGTCGGGATCGTCGCGGCCGTGCACGATGTGGACCGGGCAGCCGACCTGCAGCGTGGCGCGGTCCATGATCAGGTAGTTGCGGCCGTCCTCGATGAGCTTGCGGGTGATCGGGTTGCCGGCCGGATCGTACTGCGAGGGCTCGACCCAGACGCCCTTGTCCATGATCTCGGCACGCACGTTACCGGGGAACTCCTCCCACATCAGCCGCTCGGTCATGTCGACCGCCGGGGCCAGCAGCACCAGACCGGCGACCGGATTGCCGGCGGCATGGCGGCCGAGCGCGGTCAGCAGCGCCAGGTATCCGCCCATGCTGGAGCCGACGAGAACCGGCAGCGCGTCCGTGCAGGTCTCGATGACGGTCGAGGACTCGGCGAGCCAGCGGCTGATCGATCCGTCGAGGAAATCGCCGCCCGAAACCCCGTGGCCGGAATAGTCGAAGCGGACGACGCCCTGCCCGGCGTCCGCGCCCCAACGGTCCAGCGCCTCGGCCTTGGTGCCGGCCATGTCGGAGCGGTAGCCGCCGAGCCAGACGATGTCGGGCGCCGTGCCGTCGCGGCGCAATACGGCGATGCTGCGCGCTTCCTCGCCCTCGCCAATCTCGATGTCGGTGCGTTCGGCCTCTGACACGCTCTGGTCTCCTTCAGGTCGGTGGGCTAGGTAATGGCATGGACGAGCGCCCAGAAAAACCCCGGACGGATCCCGGGACGAATGCCCCGACAACGGGCCTGCCGGACCTGTCCGGCATCACGGTGCTGCAGATCGTGCCGTCGCTGGACGCCGGCGGGGCCGAGCGCACCGCCGTCGACGTCGCCGCGGCGCTCGTGCAGGCCGGCGCGCGCGCCCTCGTCGCGACGACCGGCGGGCGCCTGGTGAGAGAGCTCGACGCGGCCGGCGGCATCTGGGTGCCGTTTCCCGCCGCGACCAAGAACCCGATCGAGATCCTGTGGAACGCGGAGCGGCTCAGACGGCTGTCGATCCGCGAAAACGTGTCGCTGATCCACGCCCGCAGCCGGGCGCCGGCCTGGAGTGGCCTTCTGGCGGCGCGGCGCCTGGGCGTGCCGTTCGTGACCACCTATCACGGCGCCTACAAGAAGGGCGGTTCGCTCAAGAACTGGTACAATTCGGTGATGGCGCGCGGCGACGCCGTCATCGCCAATTCCCGCTTCACGGCAGACCTCATCGAGAGCCGGCACCGGCAGGCACGCGGCAAGGTCACGGTGATCTATCGCGGCACGGATCTGACCAAGTTCGATCCCGAGACGATCGCGGCGGATCGCATCGCCGGGCTGCGCGAGGCCTGGGGCGTGCCGGAGGGCAGGCGCATCGTGCTGCTGGCCGCCCGGCTGACGGAATGGAAGGGCCAGGCGGTGCTGATCGACGCCGCCGCCCGGCTGGCCGGC
This Microbaculum marinisediminis DNA region includes the following protein-coding sequences:
- the recR gene encoding recombination mediator RecR; the protein is MTTSATSPELDRLIQLLARLPGLGPRSARRAVLHLIQKREQLLVPLADALHTAAERITVCATCGNVDTADPCAICADPRRDPAIICVVEHVSDLWALERAQATRGRYHVLGGTLSPLDGIGPDDLHIAELVARAKDPAVTEVILAVNATVEGQTTAHYVTDMLHGLDVTVTRLAHGVPVGGELDYLDDGTLAAAIRSRTPF
- a CDS encoding alpha/beta hydrolase, with amino-acid sequence MSEAERTDIEIGEGEEARSIAVLRRDGTAPDIVWLGGYRSDMAGTKAEALDRWGADAGQGVVRFDYSGHGVSGGDFLDGSISRWLAESSTVIETCTDALPVLVGSSMGGYLALLTALGRHAAGNPVAGLVLLAPAVDMTERLMWEEFPGNVRAEIMDKGVWVEPSQYDPAGNPITRKLIEDGRNYLIMDRATLQVGCPVHIVHGRDDPDVPLGLSLELVSRLAHDDVTLTVVHDGDHRLSREQDIALLVRVVADMVAGV
- a CDS encoding glycosyltransferase family 4 protein translates to MDERPEKPRTDPGTNAPTTGLPDLSGITVLQIVPSLDAGGAERTAVDVAAALVQAGARALVATTGGRLVRELDAAGGIWVPFPAATKNPIEILWNAERLRRLSIRENVSLIHARSRAPAWSGLLAARRLGVPFVTTYHGAYKKGGSLKNWYNSVMARGDAVIANSRFTADLIESRHRQARGKVTVIYRGTDLTKFDPETIAADRIAGLREAWGVPEGRRIVLLAARLTEWKGQAVLIDAAARLAGEGLDDVDFVLAGDPQGRTDYVADLEKRIAGAGLRDRVHIVGHCSDMPAADRAADVVALPSTEPEAFGRSAAEAQAVGTPVVVSNLGAVPETVLAPPDVDAARRTGWRVPAGDAVALAAAIREALSLSPEARAAISERARAHVRGAFSLDAMTSATLDTYARLLGR